Proteins encoded by one window of Panicum virgatum strain AP13 chromosome 7N, P.virgatum_v5, whole genome shotgun sequence:
- the LOC120681821 gene encoding pentatricopeptide repeat-containing protein At1g06710, mitochondrial has protein sequence MIRRHAAAVATALRAYLRRACSSHAPDPDDQLLGLVDAPEPHHGFRLSRKDFSFLQEPTPPLPAAALPPPEAVLISKAIRAYATDFDGKAERFLRRHREFLTEAVVVAVLQSVRVPELCVRFFLWAERQVGYSHTSACYDTLAEVLSFEDRARTAERLLREIGEDDREVLGRLLNVLVRKCCRHGAWAEALEELGRLKDFGYRPSGATYNALVQVLATAGQVDMGFRVQKEMFESGFCMDKFTVGCFAQALCKEGRCSDALDIIEREDFKLDTVLCTQMISGLMEASLFDEAISFLHRMRCNSCIPNVVTYRTLLSGFLKKKQLGWCKRIINMMMKEGCNPNPSLFNSLVHSYCNAGDYLYAYKLLKKMAACSCPPGYVVYNIFIGSICGGEELPNLELLDLAEKVYEEMLASRCVLNKVNTANFARCLCGVGKFDKAFQIIKVMMKNGFVPDTSTYSKVITFLCQAMKVEKAFLLFQEMKNVGVNPDVYTYTILIDSFCKAGLIEQAQSWFDEMRSLGCSPNVVTYTALLHAYLKAKQLSQASDFFHRMVDAGCPPNAITYSALIDGLCKAGEIQKACEVYAKLIGTSGSVESEFFFEGEHADTIAPNVVTYGALIDGLCKAHKVVDAHELLDAMLSTGCEPNNIIYDALIDGFCKVGKIDNAQEVFLRMSKCGYLPTVHTYTSLIDAMFKDKRLDLAMKVLSQMLEGSCTPNVVTYTAMIDGLCRIGESEKALKLLSMMEKKGCSPNVVTYTALIDGLGKSGKVDIGLQLFTQMSTQGCAPNYVTYRVLINHCCAAGLLDEAHSLLCEMKQTYWPKYLQGYGFAVQGFSKKFIASLGLLEEMESHGTVPIAPVYGLLIDNFAKAGRLEKALELHKEIIEVSPSQNITSHDTYASLIQALCLASHPEEAFELYSEMTRKGVVPELSVFVCLIKGLVKVNKWNEALQLCYSICHEGVNWQDNNSFDGG, from the exons ATGATCCGCCgccacgcggcggcggtcgcgacAGCCCTTCGCGCCTACCTTCGCCGCGCCTGCTCCTCCCACGCTCCCGATCCCGACGATCAGCTGCTTGGCCTTGTGGATGCCCCGGAGCCACACCACGGATTCCGCCTTTCACGCAAAGACTTCTCCTTTCTTCAGGAGCCCACGCCACCCCTCCCCGCCGCAGCCCTGCCGCCCCCGGAGGCCGTCCTCATCTCCAAGGCTATCAGAGCCTACGCAACCGACTTCGACGGCAAAGCGGAGCGATTCCTGCGGCGGCACCGGGAATTCCTGACCGAAGCCGTGGTAGTCGCTGTGCTCCAGTCGGTGCGCGTCCCGGAGCTTTGTGTCAGGTTCTTCCTTTGGGCCGAGCGGCAGGTGGGGTACAGCCACACCAGTGCCTGCTACGACACGCTCGCGGAGGTATTGAGTTTTGAGGACCGTGCTAGGACCGCGGAGAGGCTGCTGAGGGAGATTGGGGAGGATGACCGCGAGGTGCTTGGCAGATTGCTCAATGTGCTTGTGCGAAAATGCTGCCGTCACGGAGCATGGGCTGAGGCGCTGGAGGAGCTTGGAAGGCTGAAGGATTTTGGGTACAGACCATCGGGTGCGACCTACAATGCTCTGGTGCAAGTGCTTGCAACAGCGGGGCAGGTGGACATGGGGTTCAGGGTGCAGAAGGAGATGTTTGAATCGGGATTCTGCATGGATAAGTTCACAGTTGGGTGTTTTGCACAAGCTTTATGCAAAGAGGGGCGATGCTCAGATGCACTTGACATAATAGAGAGGGAGGATTTCAAACTCGACACAGTGTTGTGCACCCAAATGATCAGTGGACTGATGGAGGCCTCCCTTTTTGATGAGGCTATTTCATTCCTCCACAGGATGCGGTGCAATTCGTGCATTCCCAATGTTGTCACGTACAGGACATTGCTCTCTGGATTTTTGAAAAAGAAGCAGCTTGGCTGGTGCAAAAGGATAATCAACATGATGATGAAGGAGGGTTGCAATCCAAACCCTTCCTTGTTTAATTCACTTGTGCATAGTTATTGCAATGCCGGGGATTACCTATATGCATATAAACTTTTAAAGAAGATGGCTGCTTGTAGTTGCCCTCCTGGCTATGTCGTATACAATATTTTTATCGGAAGCATCTGTGGTGGGGAGGAATTACCAAACCTCGAATTGTTGGATTTGGCAGAGAAAGTCTATGAGGAGATGCTGGCTTCTAGATGCGTTCTTAATAAGGTTAACACTGCCAATTTTGCACGATGCCTTTGTGGTGTGGGGAAGTTTGACAAGGCATTTCAGATCATTAAGGTGATGATGAAAAATGGTTTTGTACCTGATACAAGCACATACTCTAAGGTGATTACCTTTTTGTGTCAGGCTATGAAGGTAGAAAAGGCTTTCCTTTTGTTCCAGGAGATGAAGAATGTCGGTGTCAACCCTGATGTTTATACATACACAATTTTGATTGATAGCTTTTGTAAGGCCGGTCTCATTGAACAAGCACAAAGCTGGTTTGATGAGATGAGGAGTTTGGGCTGCTCCCCAAATGTAGTAACGTACACTGCATTGCTTCATGCTTACCTGAAAGCGAAGCAGCTATCTCAAGCTAGTGACTTCTTTCACAGAATGGTTGATGCTGGCTGTCCTCCCAATGCAATCACGTATAGTGCTCTAATTGATGGCCTTTGTAAGGCAGGTGAAATCCAAAAGGCTTGTGAAGTCTATGCCAAATTGATAGGAACTTCTGGCAGTGTAGAATCTGAATTTTTCTTTGAAGGTGAGCACGCAGACACCATAGCTCCAAATGTTGTTACATATGGAGCGCTCATAGATGGTTTGTGTAAAGCACACAAAGTGGTTGATGCTCATGAATTGCTAGATGCTATGTTATCAACTGGGTGCGAGCCAAATAACATTATATATGATGCCTTGATTGATGGCTTTTGCAAGGTTGGGAAGATTGATAATGCTCAGGAGGTATTTCTGAGGATGTCCAAGTGTGGTTACTTGCCTACTGTGCATACATACACCTCCTTAATTGATGCGATGTTTAAGGATAAAAGGCTTGATCTAGCCATGAAAGTTCTTTCTCAGATGTTGGAGGGTTCTTGCACTCCTAATGTCGTCACTTACACAGCTATGATTGATGGACTTTGTAGAATAGGTGAAAGTGAAAAGGCCTTAAAGCTGCTGTCAATGATGGAAAAGAAGGGATGCAGCCCAAATGTTGTAACTTACACTGCTCTAATAGATGGATTAGGAAAATCTGGTAAGGTTGATATAGGCCTTCAGCTGTTTACACAAATGAGCACACAAGGGTGTGCTCCTAATTATGTTACCTACAGAGTACTGATAAACCATTGCTGTGCTGCTGGCCTTTTGGATGAGGCCCATTCACTGCTTTGTGAAATGAAGCAGACTTACTGGCCAAAATATTTGCAAGGATACGGCTTCGCAGTTCAAGGTTTTAGCAAGAAGTTCATTGCTTCTCTTGGATTGTTGGAGGAGATGGAGTCACATGGCACGGTGCCAATAGCTCCAGTTTATGGGTTGCTCATTGATAATTTTGCTAAGGCTGGCAGACTGGAGAAAGCCTTGGAGTTGCATAAAGAGATTATTGAAGTCTCTCCATCACAAAACATAACCAGCCATGATACATACGCTTCATTAATCCAGGCACTTTGTTTGGCATCTCATCCTGAAGAAGCATTTGAATTATATAGTGAAATGACGAGAAAAGGTGTTGTGCCAGAGCTAAGTGTCTTTGTTTGCCTCATAAAGGGGCTAGTCAAAGTGAACAAGTGGAATGAAGCCTTGCAGTTGTGTTACAGCATATGTCATGAG GGTGTAAACTGGCAGGACAATAACTCTTTTGATGGAGGGTAA
- the LOC120681181 gene encoding serine/arginine repetitive matrix protein 3-like, translated as MRTLFFLPEPKPSLVTGVIRGAALRVGSTTARSSSAGRTGRFAARSSSFFAPHHEGSRGARAMGNSRGGREGAEGRRRLAISEPRAAVLRTSSAPRPRRQSSQRRRRRGGVRARPAELRAPLRVARRRRRRPCTPPRAGPRSFTSSPPRGCWALLRAWPACSPWPEHPPCPARREAGVPSSRSPPQGRDEGRQRGRGREAWRERGGRRMAVQDPTTGRWPPRAVPPAASEGASPEE; from the coding sequence ATGCGGACGCTGTTCTTCCTGCCGGAGCCCAAGCCTTCTCTGGTCACCGGCGTGatccgcggcgcggcgctccgGGTGGGCTCCACCACCGCTCGCAGCAGCTCCGCCGGCCGCACGGGGAGGTTCGCCGCTCGCAGCAGCTCCTTTTTTGCGCCACACCATGAAGGGAGCAGGGGCGCGCGTGCCATGGGGAacagcaggggagggagggagggggcggagggccggcggcggctggccatCTCCGAGCCGCGTGCCGCCGTCCTCCgcacctcctccgcgccgcgtcCGAGGCGGCAGAGtagccagcgccggcgccggcgcggaggaGTAAGGGCGCGGCCAGCGGAGCTCCGAGCGCCCCTCCGCGTGGCAAGGAGGCGCCGCCGGAGACCGTGCACGCCGCCCCGCGCAGGCCCCCGCAGCTTCACGTCCTCGCCACCGCGCGGGTGCTGGGCGCTGCTCCGCGCGTGGCCTGCATGCTCGCCGTGGCCGGAGCACCCACCATGCCCCgcgaggagggaggcgggggtcccgagctcgaggtcgccgccgcaaGGGAGGGATGAGGGGCGCCAacgaggaaggggaagggaggcGTGGCGAgagcggggagggaggaggatggCCGTCCAAGATCCCACCACGGGGAgatggccgccgcgcgccgtgccTCCGGCCGCGTCCGAGGGGGCCTCGCCGGAGGAATGA
- the LOC120680636 gene encoding protein FLOWERING LOCUS T-like: protein MSRDPLVVGHVVGDILDPFIKSASLRVMYNNKELTNGSELKPSQAANEPRVEIAGHDMRNLYTLVLVDPDSPSPSNPTKREYLHWLVTDIPESTNASYGNEIVSYENPKPTAGIHRLVFVLFRQYVQQTVYAPGWRPNFNTRDFSALYNLGPPVAAVFFNCQRENGCGGRRYIR from the exons ATGTCAAGGGACCCACTAGTAGTAGGACATGTCGTTGGTGACATTTTGGATCCATTTATCAAATCAGCCTCACTTAGGGTTATGTACAACAATAAGGAACTGACCAATGGATCTGAGCTCAAGCCGTCACAAGCAGCAAATGAACCAAGGGTCGAAATTGCTGGGCACGACATGAGGAACCTTTACACTCTG GTGCTGGTGGACCCAGACTCGCCAAGTCCAAGCAACCCAACAAAAAGAGAATACCTTCATTG GTTGGTGACAGACATCCCAGAATCAACAAATGCCAGCTATG GAAATGAAATTGTCAGCTATGAAAACCCAAAGCCAACTGCTGGAATACATCGCTTAGTCTTTGTACTTTTTCGCCAATATGTCCAGCAAACTGTTTATGCTCCGGGATGGAGACCAAATTTCAACACTAGAGACTTTTCAGCACTTTATAATCTTGGACCTCCTGTGGCTGCGGTGTTCTTCAATTGTCAAAGGGAGAATGGTTGTGGAGGCAGACGGTACATTAGATAA